The Tautonia plasticadhaerens nucleotide sequence CGCCTGGAAGCTCCGACCGTAGACGTAGGCCCCGGCGTACATCGGGTGGACCAGCATGTTGCGCAGCGTCGCCGCGCTGGGACGCCGCCACTGCAGCCGGCCCTTGTCGGGCCCGCTGTCGGCCCGGACGGGAACCAGCAGGCCCCGCCCGGCGACCCAGTTGAGCAGGCCGCTGGCCGAGCCGATCCGCTCGAACTGGTCGAAGACCAGCCGGACGAAGGACCGCACCTGCTCGTCGGGGTCGAGCTCGGCCCCGCCGTCGGCCGAGCGGACATAGCCGATGGGGACCTTGCTGACCAGCTCGCCGCGGCGGGCCTTCTGCAACGCGCCCTGCCGCATCCGCTGGCGGAGGATGTGCAGCTCGGCCTCGCTCATGGTCCCCAAGGGCTCCATGAGATAAGGCACGGGGAATTACACATCGCCCTCCGACCGCTTCGCCGCCGACCTCCCCCAGCCGCGGCTCCGGGCGACATATCCAACCGAGTACATGTCGAACTCCAGTCCCTTCGCCGTCCGATAGCCCTCCGCCTTCAGCATCCCTGCGATGCTCTCATAGCTATGTGCGGGCAAGAGCGAGCGAATCCGCTCGACCGCGGCCGTCGGCGTCCGCGGCGCCCACGCCCCGACCGCCGGCCGCGGCGCCCTGACCTTCGTCCGCGCCCCGGTGTGCCACTCCACCTCGATCCGGATCTGGCCCGCCACGGTCACTCCGTCCAGATACACACGATGGACCAGGAATCGCAACAGCTCCTTCCGGTCCTCCATCCCGGTCGTCGCCGCGTGCCAGACCCCGCCGAGGTCGGCGGCCATCTCGCGCACCCGCCGCCGCTCGGCCGCCCCCAGCGGGCTGGCCGAGCGGCGGTCCAGCTCCTCGGCCTCCCGCTTCAGTCGCTCGCGATCGCGCAGCGCCTCCTCCCAGCGCACCTCCAGCTCGGCCGCGACCAACCGGTTGGCCGGATCGGTCGCCTCGTACCGCCGGCGGGCGATCTCGACCTCGTAGTCGGCCCGCTGGATCTGCATCCCCCGCTGCCTGCGGGCCTCGGCGCGCTCGGCCTCGTAAGCGTCCAGGGCCCGCAGCGCCACGTCCACCTGGGCCGGGGTGACCGCCGCCAGGAACAGTTCGGACACGGCGGCGTCGACCGGGGCCGAGCTCATCATCTGGCACGTCGGCCCGCCCTGGACATATCCAGCCACGCACCCGTATCCCGGCGCCCGCTTCTCCTTCGTCGAGTAGTAGAACACGCTCATCCGCGCCCCGCATCGGCCGCACCGGGCAATCCCCTGGAGTAGCGTGTGGCCGCGGCGCGGGGCCCCGCGGGTGCCGGCTCGGAACCAGTTGTCCCGGAGCGTCTGCTGGTTCCCCACGAACTGGTCCCACGTGATGTAGGCGGGGTACACGTCCCGCACGCACACCGGCCAGTCGTCCAGCGGCCGGGTCGTCGTCTTCGCCTTCCCGGTCGCCGGGGAGCGGTCGTACGGGTCGTGCTCCTTCTGCCCACACGCGTACGTTCCTGCATATGCTGGGTTGTGCAGAATCCTCATGATGGCCCCGAAGGTCGGCGCCTTCCACAGGATCTCGCCGTGACCCGGGCCACCCCAGGTCTGGGCCGGGATCTGGAGCTTTCCTGACGCAGCCGGGCCACCACCCGGCGGGCCACCCGCAGCTCGGCGAACAGCTCGAAGAGGTACTGGACTCGGGCCTGGACCTGGCGGTCGGGGTGCTTGACCACGGCACCGGACTCGGTCCGGACGTACCCGACCGGCAGGGGCTTGGCCAGCTCACCGCGGCGGGCCTTGCTCCACCGCCCGTCGTGCAGCCGGCACCGGATGGTCATCAGCTCCGCCTCGCCCAAGGTCCCCTTCACGCCGAGGAGGAGCCTGTCGTTGGGGTCCCGCGGGTCGTAGACGGCCGACTCGTCGGCCAGCAGCGTCTTGGTGATGCCGCAGGTCTCGACCAGGCGGTGCCAGTCGACCGACGAGCGGGCCAGCCGGGACGCCTCCAGGGCCAGGACCAGCCCGACCTGCCCGGCCCCGATCTCGGCGAGCAGGCGCTTGAACCCGTCGCGGTGGTCGGAGCGGGCCGCGGACCGCCCCTGGTCCTCGTCGATCGTCTGCACGGCCGCGGCCGGCCAGCCCAGCGCCCCGGCCCGGGCCGCCAGGGCGTACTGGCGGACGGTGCTCTCGCGGTTGCCTCGGACCTGGTGCGGGGTCGACTGGCGGACGTAGACGACCGCCTGGCGGCGGAGGTGGTCGGTGCGGATCTTGGTGTCGCTCGGCATCACCCGTCCTCCTCGCTGTCGTGGGTGCGGACGGCCCGGAGCACGAGGCGGGACAGCCTCAGGCCGAAGCGCTCGCGGTCGTCGGCCGGGAGCAGGGCCCAGAACCCGTCGGTCGTTACGCCGGCGGCCGGCGGCGCGTCGATCGGGTGATCCGGAGTCGCTGGCACAGCCGGGCCATCGGCGGCAGGGCAAGTGCCAGGAGCAGCGGGCGGCCGTGGGACGGCGGGAAGGCGTTGGCGGCCAGGTCGGTCCAGGAGGCCGGTGCGGCCGACCGCCGGCCGTCGGGCAGTTGCAGGACGAGCCATGGGACATCCTCCCTCCAGAAGTAGTCCGTCACGGTGGCGAACAAGTCGCCGACGTCACGCCGGCGCTCCTCGAGGATACCGACCCGCATCTCACGAATGTGGAACGACTGTGGGGTATGTTGCACGGCTCTTGAGCCCCAGCAGCAGGCGGTCGTTGTACGAGGTCGGGTCGTACAGGCCGTCGAGGTCGCAGATCAGCGTGCCGAACAGGGCGCACAGCTCCAGCAGCTGATACCAGTCCTTGCAGCTGCGCGCCAGCCGCGACATCTCGACGCCAAGGATCAGCCCGACCCGGTCCAGCGCCACCTCGCCGAGCAGCCGCTGGAAGCCGGGTCGGCGGTCGGCCGAGGCGCCCGAGAGGCCGAGGTCGTCGTCGATGACCGTGACCTGGGCCCGCGGCCAGCCCAGGTCGGTGGCCCGCTCGACCAGGCCGTACTGCAGCTGCGTGGACTCGCGATGCCGCAGGAACTGTCGGGCGGTCGATTGCCGTACGTAGACGATCGCCAGCCGCTCGCGGTGCCGATCGGTGACCTTGTGGCCGAAGGCCGGCGCGGCGCGCTCAGCGTCCGGTTGGCTCATGGCCGGCCCTCCGTCCCGGCGCGGCCAGCCGGCGTTCGATCAGGGCGCTGAGCGAGGCGACCAGGCGGCGCCGGCGCGGAGCCGGGAGCCGCTCCCAGAGGCCGACCGGCGGGGCGGCGCTCAGGCGTACCGGGGGCGGGGGGGCACAGCGGAGGTGGATCGGCTTGCAGCTCGTGGTGGCATGACGGTCCTCTCTCGGTCGAGTCGTGGCGCCGAGCGATCCATCGGCTCAGGCTCAGAAGGGCATCGGTGGCGATTATCGCCGGGCCCTCTGCTGATGGAAGAGGTATGTCAGGAGGGGCAGTCTGCTGAGGTCGCTGCCGCCACGCTCTCCTCCTGGCGTGAGGGCTTCCTCGACGGCGGCACGGCGGCCCTGAAGAGCCGACCGACCGACGACCGGGACGAGGTGATCCCCCGGCTGCAGGCCAAGGTCGGCCAGCTGACGATGGACAACGAGCTGCTCGACGTGAAGTGCCAGCGGATGGAGAGCGGCCGCCCTTTTGCGTCGAGGAGGCGGAGCACCTGAGCCGCTCCGCCTCCCCGGTCACCGGCCGGCCCTATGGCATGCAGCGGGTCTGCCGCATCTTCGGCCTCGCCCGCTCGACGGCCTACTACCTCAAGGCACGTGAGGCGGTCGCACCCGAGCAGCGGCCCGTACCCCGCAAGCGGGGGCCGGTCGGGGCGGGCACCGACGAGGAGCTGGTCGGCCACATCCGCCGGGTGCTGGCCGAGAGCCCGTTCACCGGCGAGGGCTACCGCAAGGTCTGGGCGAGGCTCCGCCATCAGGGCATCCGTACGGCCTCCGAGCGGGTCCGGCGGCTGATGCGGGAGCATCACCTCCAGGCCCCCCGCCGGGGCGGCCATGCCCACGGCCCGAAGGCCCACGACGGCACGATCACCGCCGAGGAGCCGGATCAGATGTGGGGCACCGACATGACCACCACCGTCCCCACCGGCGAGGGCACCGCCCACGCCTTCGTGGCGGTCGATCACTGCACCTGCGAATGCGTCGGCCTGCACGCCGCCAAGGGCGGCGACCGGTTCGAGGCGTTGGAGCCGCTGCGGCAAGGCGTGAGGGAGCACTTCGGCGGCTTCGGGGCGGATGTCGCCTGCGGGCTGACCGTCCGGCACGATCACGGGAGCAACTACCTCAGCGACGACTTCCCGCGGGAGCTGGCGTTCCTGGGGATGGCCAGCTCGCCGAGCTTCGTGCGAGAGCCCGAGGGCAACGGCTGTGCCGAGCGGTTCATCCGCACGCTGAAGACAGACCCGACAGCAACCCGCACTCTGCACACCCGTAGTCGAACCGGATACAACGAGCGCAGCAACCGTCTGCCCCTGGGCTCTGCTGGACCTGGCCCGCTGGTGCCAGGCTCGGCTCGCTTCCCTCGGAGGAGCCGCACCATGCCTCGACGCCCATCCGCCATCGCGCCCCCCCGCGCCTGAAGCCGCCTCGTCCCGTTCTCCAGGCACCTCGCTGGGACGACCTCCTGCCGGTTCAACGCCGGGAACTGCTCCGGCTGCTCGGCCGGATGCTGACCGAGCGACTCGACCGCGACGGCGCATGCGCCGGGGAGGTGGCTCGTGATCGGCGGTGATCCTCCGGCCATCCCCGGCCCGTTCTCACACAAGATCCGGCCCGGGCACCAGGATCGACTGGCCGTCGTCTACGTCCGCCAGTCGTCCCCGCATCAGGTGGCCGAGAACCGCGAGTCGGCCGACTTGCAGTACCAGCTCCGTCGCCGGGCGATGGAGCTCGGCTGGTCGGGCTCCCGGGTGCTGGTCATCGACGATGATCAGGGCTGCAGCGGCCTGTCCATCGACAACCGCCCCGGGTCCCAGCGGCTGCTGGCCGAGGTGTCGCTCGGCCACGTCGGGATCGTCTTCGGCCGGGAGATGAGCCGCCTGGCCCGCTCCAACCGTGACTGGCACCAGCTGCTCGAATTGTGTGCGTTGTTCGGTGTGTTGCCGGCCGATGCCGACGGGGTCTACGACCCGCGCGACGTCAACGACAGGCTCCTGCTGGGCTTGAAGGGGACCCTCTCGGAGGCGGAGACCCACGTGCTGCGGACGCGGCTGCACCAGGGCAAGCTGAACAAGGCCCGCCGGGGCGAGCTGTTCACCTGCGTCCCGATCGGCTACGTCCGCTCGGCCGACGGCGGGATCGCCCTGGACCCGGACGAGCAGGTCCGGTCCGTCGTCGCGATGGTCTTCGCCCCGTTCGCCGAGCTCGGATCCATTCCCGAGGTCCAGGCCCACCTGGCCGCCCATGAGATCCGCATCGGCATTCGGGCCTACCGCGGCCCGCAGCGTGGTCAGCTGGTGTGGAGGCCGTCCCGGCGGAGCACCCTCTACGCGATGCTCCGGCACCCGGCGTACGCCGGCGCCTACGTCTATGGGCGGCACGCCTGTGACCCGCCGCTGCGGGCCGCCGGCCGGTCGAAGTCGGGACGCCGGACGACGAGCCCGGAGGAGAGGGTGTGCCTGCTGAAGGGCCGCATCCCGGCGTACATCACCTGGGAGCAGTTCGAGGCCAACGGCAGGCAGCTGCGGGAGAACGACCGTGGTCGCGGGGCCTCGCGGGTGTCCAGCGGCCGTGGGCCGACGCTGCTCAACGGCCTGGTCCGGTGCGGCCGGTGTGGTCGTCCGATGTCCGCCCGCAACGCGCGGCCGACGGTCAACCCCCGGTACGTCTGCGACGCCCGGAAGCTGGAGTACGGCGGGCCGCTCCGCCAGAGCACGGCCGCGGCGGCGATCGACCGTCTGATCGAGGGGTTGGTGCTGCGTGCCGTGGAGCCGGCGGCGCTGGAGCTGAGCCTGCGGGCGGCCGAGCGGGTCGAGCAGGATCGCGAGCGCCTGCACCGGCACTGGCGGCAGCGGCTGGAGCGGGCTGAGTACGAGGCGAGTCGGGCGCGGCGGCAGTACGACGCCGTCGACCCCGAGAACCGGCTGGTCGCCCGGGAGCTGGAACGGCAGTGGGAGCAGAAGCTGGCCGCGCGTCAGCGGCTGGAGGAGGACTATGCCCGGTTCCGGCACGAGCAGCCGCGGCACCTGACCGCGGCGGACCGGGAGCGGATCCGGGCGTTGGCGGCCGATGGGCCGGCGTTGTGGCGGGCGTCCACGACGCCGATGGCCGACCGCCGGGCGATCGTTCGGCAGTTGGTCGAGCAGGTGGTAGTGGCGCGCCGCGGGGAGACGGAGGTGATCGAAGTGGTGGTCCGCTGGCTGGGCGGATCGGAGAGCCGCCATGAGGTCCATCAGGGGCTGCGCCGGTACGATGGTCTCGGGGACTATCCTCGGCTGAAGGGTCGGGTGACGGAGCTGCGCGGTGCCGGCCGGACCGGCGAGCAGATCGCGGAGACGCTGAAACAGGAGGGCTATCGCACGCCGAGGGGCGGTACGTTCACCGGCCATCGCGTTCGGCGATTGTTCATGAAACTCGGACTGACCGGGATGCCAGCCGGGGTGCGTGGCCCCGGTGACCTGCCGGGCTCAGGCGAGTGGTGGCTGCCGGAGTTGGCCGCCGAGCTGGGGGTACGACCGATCGTGGTGCATCGGTGGCGGTGGTCGGGGTGGCTGCACGGCCGCCAATTGCCGGGGGTCAACGGGCGCTGGATCGTGTGGGCCGACCGATCGGAGCTGCGGCGGCTACGCCGGCTCCGGGTTCACGAGCTCAGGACTCGAGGGCGAAAAGCCCCGTCGGAATTGACCACGCCGAAGGGGCTCCGGGCCGCGGAGTCACGATCGGCGCGGTCGAGAACGCGTACACGGAGTGCTACCTGATGTCCGGACGCTCAAGGAGCAACTCCTTCGGATCCGCACCTTCGCCACGGTGGCCGAGTTGGTCGAGGCGT carries:
- a CDS encoding IS3 family transposase; its protein translation is MPADGERPPFCVEEAEHLSRSASPVTGRPYGMQRVCRIFGLARSTAYYLKAREAVAPEQRPVPRKRGPVGAGTDEELVGHIRRVLAESPFTGEGYRKVWARLRHQGIRTASERVRRLMREHHLQAPRRGGHAHGPKAHDGTITAEEPDQMWGTDMTTTVPTGEGTAHAFVAVDHCTCECVGLHAAKGGDRFEALEPLRQGVREHFGGFGADVACGLTVRHDHGSNYLSDDFPRELAFLGMASSPSFVREPEGNGCAERFIRTLKTDPTATRTLHTRSRTGYNERSNRLPLGSAGPGPLVPGSARFPRRSRTMPRRPSAIAPPRA
- a CDS encoding recombinase family protein; translation: MPSDTKIRTDHLRRQAVVYVRQSTPHQVRGNRESTVRQYALAARAGALGWPAAAVQTIDEDQGRSAARSDHRDGFKRLLAEIGAGQVGLVLALEASRLARSSVDWHRLVETCGITKTLLADESAVYDPRDPNDRLLLGVKGTLGEAELMTIRCRLHDGRWSKARRGELAKPLPVGYVRTESGAVVKHPDRQVQARVQYLFELFAELRVARRVVARLRQESSRSRPRPGVARVTARSCGRRRPSGPS
- a CDS encoding recombinase zinc beta ribbon domain-containing protein — encoded protein: MRILHNPAYAGTYACGQKEHDPYDRSPATGKAKTTTRPLDDWPVCVRDVYPAYITWDQFVGNQQTLRDNWFRAGTRGAPRRGHTLLQGIARCGRCGARMSVFYYSTKEKRAPGYGCVAGYVQGGPTCQMMSSAPVDAAVSELFLAAVTPAQVDVALRALDAYEAERAEARRQRGMQIQRADYEVEIARRRYEATDPANRLVAAELEVRWEEALRDRERLKREAEELDRRSASPLGAAERRRVREMAADLGGVWHAATTGMEDRKELLRFLVHRVYLDGVTVAGQIRIEVEWHTGARTKVRAPRPAVGAWAPRTPTAAVERIRSLLPAHSYESIAGMLKAEGYRTAKGLEFDMYSVGYVARSRGWGRSAAKRSEGDV
- a CDS encoding recombinase family protein; the encoded protein is MIGGDPPAIPGPFSHKIRPGHQDRLAVVYVRQSSPHQVAENRESADLQYQLRRRAMELGWSGSRVLVIDDDQGCSGLSIDNRPGSQRLLAEVSLGHVGIVFGREMSRLARSNRDWHQLLELCALFGVLPADADGVYDPRDVNDRLLLGLKGTLSEAETHVLRTRLHQGKLNKARRGELFTCVPIGYVRSADGGIALDPDEQVRSVVAMVFAPFAELGSIPEVQAHLAAHEIRIGIRAYRGPQRGQLVWRPSRRSTLYAMLRHPAYAGAYVYGRHACDPPLRAAGRSKSGRRTTSPEERVCLLKGRIPAYITWEQFEANGRQLRENDRGRGASRVSSGRGPTLLNGLVRCGRCGRPMSARNARPTVNPRYVCDARKLEYGGPLRQSTAAAAIDRLIEGLVLRAVEPAALELSLRAAERVEQDRERLHRHWRQRLERAEYEASRARRQYDAVDPENRLVARELERQWEQKLAARQRLEEDYARFRHEQPRHLTAADRERIRALAADGPALWRASTTPMADRRAIVRQLVEQVVVARRGETEVIEVVVRWLGGSESRHEVHQGLRRYDGLGDYPRLKGRVTELRGAGRTGEQIAETLKQEGYRTPRGGTFTGHRVRRLFMKLGLTGMPAGVRGPGDLPGSGEWWLPELAAELGVRPIVVHRWRWSGWLHGRQLPGVNGRWIVWADRSELRRLRRLRVHELRTRGRKAPSELTTPKGLRAAESRSARSRTRTRSAT